One Vibrio pomeroyi genomic region harbors:
- a CDS encoding permease, with translation MMTITQDMVMDTLGMFGFLAVELTLLFLLISYVVGVLQEYIPPEKIQSILSGKNGKGYFVAGLLGAITPFCSCSTIPFLKGLLRAKAGFGTMMVFLFASPLLNPIIIGLFAVTFGLKVTVFYFAIAMGVSVIAGYTLEKLGFEKYVKPEAYIAPEAKGCASSCGAKAKPINKWVRIWNSTWADFKKVVPYLIGGIALGSMIYGFMPTEFVASVASEDNPFAIPVAAVIGIPLYIRAEAVIPLSAALAAKGMGLGAVMALIIGSAGASLTEVILLKSIFKNKMIAAFLFVILSMAIGAGFLYQFIF, from the coding sequence ATTATGACTATTACACAAGATATGGTTATGGATACCTTAGGTATGTTCGGCTTCTTAGCGGTTGAATTGACACTACTATTCCTATTGATCAGCTACGTCGTAGGTGTACTGCAGGAGTACATTCCACCAGAGAAAATACAAAGCATTCTGAGTGGTAAAAATGGTAAGGGTTACTTTGTTGCAGGCTTATTGGGCGCTATTACCCCATTCTGCTCATGCTCAACGATTCCATTTTTGAAAGGTCTACTGCGTGCAAAAGCAGGTTTCGGCACCATGATGGTTTTCCTATTTGCTAGCCCACTTTTAAACCCAATTATCATCGGCCTATTCGCCGTGACATTTGGTCTTAAAGTGACTGTGTTCTACTTTGCTATCGCAATGGGTGTATCAGTTATCGCAGGTTACACCTTAGAGAAACTTGGCTTTGAAAAATACGTAAAACCAGAGGCTTATATTGCTCCTGAAGCGAAAGGCTGTGCTTCTTCATGCGGCGCAAAAGCAAAACCTATCAACAAATGGGTAAGAATTTGGAACAGCACATGGGCTGACTTCAAAAAAGTGGTTCCTTACCTAATCGGTGGTATTGCTCTTGGCTCAATGATTTACGGCTTTATGCCAACGGAGTTTGTGGCAAGTGTAGCAAGTGAAGACAACCCATTTGCGATTCCAGTGGCGGCTGTAATTGGTATCCCACTGTACATCCGAGCTGAAGCCGTGATTCCTTTGAGTGCAGCATTAGCAGCGAAAGGCATGGGACTTGGAGCAGTAATGGCGTTGATCATTGGTAGTGCTGGTGCGAGTTTAACTGAAGTGATTTTGCTTAAATCTATCTTCAAAAACAAAATGATTGCAGCGTTCTTGTTCGTAATCTTGAGCATGGCAATTGGCGCTGGTTTCTTGTACCAATTCATCTTCTAA
- a CDS encoding NAD(P)/FAD-dependent oxidoreductase produces the protein MVEQIIIIGAGQAGLSTAYYLKRNGLNPLILDANPTPGGSWTKGWDSLMLFSPKEYSSLSGLMMPKTELEYPSRNEIISYLDRYEKHYDFRIERPVQVQNVEKKDGLFYITTDTGVYQSHALVSATGNFSSASTPYFEGIEQFKGEQIHSSEYQNNKPFEKQNVAVIGSGNSGSQILAEVSEVANTHWFTNRPLQYLDDDLDGRYLFDLSTKRYYASLKGETLENTDDFSKIVMTQSVKEARDRGVLIKEEDIIRFTEGSIITKNKTIPIDAIIWCTGFKTQLDHLQGLELDSDLSKISDGTRSNQHQGLWFMGYGEWSGYASATIVGVQKHAREAAKQINEALASTVS, from the coding sequence ATGGTTGAGCAAATCATTATTATCGGCGCAGGCCAAGCGGGTCTATCTACCGCCTACTATCTAAAAAGAAATGGGCTCAACCCACTCATTCTTGATGCGAATCCAACGCCCGGCGGCTCTTGGACAAAAGGATGGGACAGTTTGATGTTGTTCTCACCAAAAGAGTACAGCTCGTTATCTGGGTTGATGATGCCGAAAACTGAGCTCGAATACCCGAGCCGCAACGAGATCATCAGTTACTTAGATCGCTACGAAAAACATTACGACTTTAGAATCGAACGCCCTGTGCAAGTGCAAAATGTTGAGAAGAAAGATGGTCTGTTTTACATCACTACCGACACTGGTGTTTATCAGTCTCACGCTTTGGTGTCAGCGACCGGTAACTTCTCTAGCGCATCGACTCCCTACTTTGAAGGCATTGAACAGTTCAAAGGCGAGCAGATTCACTCCAGCGAGTACCAAAACAATAAGCCGTTTGAGAAACAAAATGTAGCGGTGATAGGCAGCGGCAACTCAGGCTCTCAGATCCTTGCGGAAGTGTCAGAAGTCGCCAACACACACTGGTTTACCAATCGTCCACTGCAATATCTTGATGATGATTTAGATGGCCGATACCTGTTCGACCTTTCAACCAAACGCTACTATGCGTCTTTGAAAGGCGAGACACTTGAGAATACTGACGACTTTTCCAAAATAGTCATGACGCAAAGCGTGAAAGAAGCCCGAGATCGAGGCGTGCTGATCAAAGAAGAAGACATTATTCGCTTTACCGAAGGCAGCATCATCACCAAAAACAAGACGATCCCGATCGATGCGATCATATGGTGCACAGGCTTTAAAACCCAACTCGATCACTTACAGGGTTTGGAGCTAGACAGCGATCTTAGCAAGATTTCAGACGGTACTCGATCCAATCAACATCAAGGACTGTGGTTTATGGGCTATGGCGAATGGTCAGGGTACGCCTCAGCCACCATTGTCGGCGTTCAAAAACACGCACGAGAAGCCGCTAAGCAAATCAATGAAGCGCTCGCATCAACAGTAAGTTAG
- a CDS encoding 2OG-Fe(II) oxygenase: MNQLIDALSTQGYFVWDDFLTHEEVVALRDCIPENWKKARIGRNDEVTRESTIRSDKIQWVRRDMGEPASLFLDKMEQIRLEANKAFFLGLFEYEAHFAKYEKGDFYQKHLDCFKGNENRRLTTVFYMNDEWTEEDAGELVVYDLKDNHIATIPPKSGRLFVFLSEQFPHEVLPTNTERFSIAGWFRINGVKDNQLDIAH; encoded by the coding sequence ATGAACCAACTAATCGATGCTCTTTCTACCCAAGGTTACTTTGTTTGGGATGACTTCTTAACGCATGAAGAAGTAGTGGCATTGAGGGATTGCATTCCAGAGAACTGGAAAAAGGCTAGGATTGGCCGTAACGATGAAGTAACGCGAGAGTCGACCATTCGTAGTGACAAAATTCAGTGGGTACGCCGAGACATGGGCGAGCCAGCTTCTCTGTTCCTAGACAAAATGGAGCAAATTCGTTTAGAAGCAAACAAAGCGTTCTTTTTGGGTCTGTTCGAGTACGAAGCGCACTTTGCTAAATACGAAAAAGGCGACTTCTACCAAAAGCACTTAGACTGCTTCAAAGGCAATGAGAACCGCCGTCTGACTACCGTGTTCTACATGAATGACGAGTGGACAGAAGAAGACGCAGGTGAGCTTGTGGTTTACGATCTAAAAGACAATCACATCGCAACCATTCCGCCAAAATCAGGCCGTTTGTTTGTGTTCTTGTCTGAGCAGTTTCCACACGAAGTGCTACCAACCAATACAGAGCGATTCAGTATCGCAGGTTGGTTCCGCATTAACGGCGTGAAAGACAATCAACTCGATATCGCACACTAA
- a CDS encoding extracellular solute-binding protein, with amino-acid sequence MNKLILAGVLSATAAMPAFATTQVTWWHAMGGQLGETVNKIATDFNASQDDYEITPIYKGSYTETLTAGIAAYRAGEAPNILQVFDAGAATIMNAKGVAKPVQDILVDSGYSFDSNDYLVGVRNFYADNQGKMVGMPFNSSTPVLYYNKDLLAEVGAEAPKTYEELEVVAKKLKAEGHIAFSQSLTPWIMFENFKSRHNLPVADQNNGYDGLSTKLMFNTKDMMMHVSKMKEWSDLGYYKYYGSDWDANQTPFERQEVAMWMGSSGSFGGLRNRVPFELGTTYLPYWKSVNPDAGLTFIGGAALFALNGHDQQQDKGVAAFFDYLTKPETQVYWHKTTGYVPVTTAAYDLAKESGYYKEQPDAEVGVKQLSLKSGEWTKGYRLGYYPQIREVMHREFDNIFADRSSVENSLDKVEDESSKLLKRFARTMN; translated from the coding sequence ATGAATAAGCTAATTTTGGCAGGCGTTCTTTCTGCAACAGCAGCAATGCCAGCGTTCGCAACGACTCAAGTCACTTGGTGGCACGCTATGGGCGGCCAACTTGGAGAAACCGTCAACAAAATTGCGACTGACTTTAACGCGTCACAAGATGATTACGAGATCACGCCAATTTACAAAGGGTCATACACAGAGACCTTAACAGCGGGTATCGCGGCCTACCGAGCAGGCGAAGCACCAAACATTTTGCAAGTCTTCGATGCAGGCGCAGCAACCATCATGAACGCTAAAGGTGTCGCGAAACCAGTACAGGATATTCTGGTTGATTCGGGCTACAGCTTTGATTCAAATGATTACCTAGTGGGTGTCCGTAACTTCTATGCCGACAACCAAGGCAAGATGGTTGGTATGCCTTTCAACAGCTCGACACCGGTTCTTTACTACAACAAAGACCTTCTTGCGGAAGTGGGGGCCGAAGCGCCTAAAACTTACGAAGAACTCGAAGTGGTTGCAAAGAAGCTAAAAGCAGAAGGCCACATCGCCTTTTCTCAATCTCTGACGCCGTGGATCATGTTCGAGAATTTTAAGTCTCGTCATAACCTACCGGTCGCTGACCAAAACAACGGCTACGACGGCCTATCGACCAAGCTGATGTTCAACACCAAAGACATGATGATGCACGTCAGCAAGATGAAAGAGTGGTCAGATTTAGGTTACTACAAGTATTACGGCAGTGATTGGGATGCAAACCAAACACCTTTCGAGCGTCAAGAAGTGGCAATGTGGATGGGTTCTTCTGGTTCATTCGGTGGCTTACGTAACCGCGTACCTTTCGAGCTGGGTACTACTTACCTTCCCTACTGGAAATCAGTTAACCCAGACGCAGGCTTGACCTTCATTGGTGGTGCGGCTTTGTTTGCTCTGAATGGCCACGACCAACAGCAAGACAAAGGCGTCGCGGCGTTCTTTGATTACCTAACCAAACCTGAAACCCAAGTTTACTGGCACAAAACCACGGGCTACGTTCCGGTAACGACAGCAGCTTATGACCTAGCGAAAGAGTCTGGCTACTACAAAGAACAACCAGACGCAGAAGTGGGTGTTAAACAGCTGAGCCTAAAATCAGGCGAATGGACTAAGGGTTATCGTTTAGGTTACTACCCTCAGATTCGTGAAGTGATGCATCGTGAGTTCGACAACATCTTTGCTGACCGTTCTAGCGTCGAGAACAGCCTAGACAAAGTAGAAGATGAAAGCAGCAAGCTATTAAAACGCTTCGCTCGAACCATGAACTAG
- a CDS encoding ABC transporter permease subunit, whose translation MERRQQFFHSPLPYLFLAPQILIIAVFFIYPAAKAVYLSFMLEDPWGTSSLFVWFENYQMLFESSEYLSSIGFTLMFAVVVSFLSLALALLLAVKADNIIHGQGTYKVTLTWVYAVAPAIAGVIGAFLFNPHIGVFTEIFAVVGWDFSFQTDPVDATFALILVSVWKQVSVNFIYFLAGLQSISYAVKEAAMLDCVSDSKRFWTITFPLLAPTGFFLLVINLTYSFFETFGVIDTMTNGGPGGGTTSLVYKVYRDGFVGADLGGSSAQSVVLLLLVLTLTFIQFRVVEKRVHY comes from the coding sequence GTGGAACGACGTCAGCAATTTTTTCACTCTCCACTGCCTTACTTATTTTTGGCGCCTCAGATACTCATCATCGCGGTTTTCTTTATCTATCCGGCGGCAAAGGCGGTGTATCTGTCCTTCATGCTGGAAGACCCTTGGGGCACCTCTTCGCTCTTCGTGTGGTTTGAAAACTATCAAATGCTATTCGAATCGAGTGAGTACCTAAGCTCGATTGGCTTCACCCTGATGTTCGCGGTTGTGGTGTCTTTCTTATCGCTAGCGTTGGCGCTGCTGCTCGCCGTAAAAGCCGACAACATCATTCATGGCCAAGGGACTTACAAAGTCACTCTCACTTGGGTATATGCCGTGGCTCCAGCGATCGCAGGTGTTATCGGTGCTTTCCTGTTTAACCCGCACATTGGCGTGTTCACCGAGATATTTGCGGTGGTGGGTTGGGATTTCAGTTTCCAAACCGATCCTGTGGATGCCACGTTCGCTCTGATATTGGTATCGGTGTGGAAGCAAGTCTCGGTGAATTTCATCTATTTTCTGGCTGGTCTTCAATCAATCTCGTACGCGGTAAAAGAAGCGGCAATGTTGGACTGTGTCAGCGATTCAAAACGCTTCTGGACGATTACCTTCCCGCTACTCGCACCTACTGGGTTTTTCCTGTTGGTCATCAACCTCACCTACTCGTTCTTTGAAACCTTTGGCGTGATAGACACCATGACCAATGGCGGCCCGGGCGGAGGCACAACCTCGCTAGTTTACAAGGTGTATCGCGACGGTTTTGTTGGCGCGGATTTGGGTGGTAGTTCGGCACAATCGGTTGTGTTGTTGCTGTTAGTACTGACACTCACGTTTATCCAGTTTCGCGTTGTTGAAAAGCGTGTTCATTACTAG
- the ugpE gene encoding sn-glycerol-3-phosphate ABC transporter permease UgpE, with product MKSNKVSDHLILIAGMLFMLVPIWLIFASSTHNPNTIVSEGLQWLPGDNFTSIYSEAWNKSMGFSGDVTASKMIANSMIMGLGFAIGKIIISMMAAFALVYFRLPYATAWFWLIFVTLLLPLEVRIIPSYEVVAGLGLLNSYTGLILPLIASATATFFFGQFFKTIPDELLEAAQLDNAGPFRFFVDILLPLSKTMIAAIFIIMFVVGWNQYLWPIMMTTDEGYNTIVMGIKQVLNNINETSLPRYDYVFAMVILAMLPPVLVVVVFQRWFVKGLVESEK from the coding sequence ATGAAAAGTAATAAGGTCTCTGACCACCTGATTTTAATTGCTGGGATGCTGTTTATGTTGGTCCCTATCTGGCTGATCTTCGCCAGTTCGACCCATAACCCAAACACCATTGTCAGCGAAGGTTTACAGTGGTTACCGGGCGATAATTTTACGAGTATTTATAGCGAAGCTTGGAACAAGAGCATGGGCTTTAGTGGCGACGTCACCGCCAGCAAAATGATCGCCAATTCGATGATCATGGGGTTAGGTTTTGCGATCGGTAAGATCATCATTTCGATGATGGCTGCGTTTGCTTTGGTCTATTTCAGACTGCCTTACGCCACGGCGTGGTTCTGGTTGATCTTCGTTACTCTATTGCTGCCACTAGAGGTTCGTATTATCCCGTCTTATGAAGTGGTTGCAGGGCTTGGACTTCTCAATAGCTATACCGGTTTGATTCTGCCTTTGATCGCCTCTGCCACCGCAACATTCTTCTTTGGGCAGTTTTTCAAAACCATTCCTGACGAATTGCTTGAAGCCGCTCAACTAGATAATGCAGGCCCATTTCGATTCTTTGTCGACATCTTGCTGCCGCTGTCTAAAACCATGATCGCCGCGATCTTCATCATCATGTTTGTGGTGGGTTGGAACCAATACCTTTGGCCGATCATGATGACGACGGATGAAGGCTACAACACCATCGTGATGGGCATCAAACAAGTACTCAATAACATTAATGAAACCAGTTTACCGCGCTACGACTATGTGTTCGCCATGGTGATTTTAGCGATGTTGCCACCTGTTTTAGTGGTGGTTGTATTTCAGCGTTGGTTTGTAAAAGGGCTCGTAGAAAGTGAAAAATAA
- a CDS encoding sn-glycerol-3-phosphate import ATP-binding protein UgpC produces the protein MKNNNETTQMNDNRIQSLDEYKTSHQTYPQKTEDTSMPIRNHSLAHKNAGRGHKLKAKTPAMLGIKNLVKTYENGHRAVKDVSLDIDKGEFLVLVGPSGCGKSSILRSIAGLESISGGEIHLGGRRVDNEKPAQRDIAMVFQNYALYPHMTVYKNLAYGLKNRGVSQHVIEEKIEKVAKTLKIEEYLDRKPAKLSGGQRQRVAMGRAIVRDPQLFLFDEPLSNLDASLRAHMRLEIKKLQRELGVTSVYVTHDQVEAMTLADRIVVLNKGQIEQVGTPREVYHQPASTFVASFIGSPAMNFLPATLDDGYLEIGDQQMYLPEYAHVKNTEITLGIRPEHSEVCSDLMMNTLPLELRISVVEPLGPNQLVHGLVNDQPFIAVTPETTLCQAVPLGLSIDKSNLHIFDGRGKRIQPNNFTSQELHEETTSLTTALA, from the coding sequence GTGAAAAATAATAACGAAACAACTCAAATGAACGATAACCGAATCCAGTCACTCGATGAGTATAAGACGTCTCACCAGACTTATCCCCAAAAGACAGAGGACACTTCTATGCCTATTCGTAATCACTCGTTAGCTCACAAGAATGCTGGTAGAGGACATAAACTCAAGGCCAAGACACCTGCTATGCTGGGTATCAAGAACTTGGTGAAGACGTATGAGAACGGCCATCGAGCTGTAAAAGATGTCTCACTTGATATCGATAAGGGCGAGTTCCTTGTATTAGTTGGTCCTTCAGGCTGCGGCAAGTCTTCAATTCTGCGTTCTATCGCAGGCTTGGAAAGCATCTCTGGCGGTGAGATTCACTTAGGTGGCCGTCGTGTTGATAACGAAAAACCGGCACAGCGTGATATCGCCATGGTCTTTCAGAATTACGCGCTCTACCCTCACATGACGGTATATAAAAACCTGGCTTACGGTTTAAAGAACCGAGGCGTCAGCCAACATGTGATTGAAGAGAAGATTGAGAAAGTCGCCAAGACACTCAAAATCGAAGAGTACCTAGATCGTAAGCCTGCCAAGCTCTCAGGTGGACAACGCCAACGTGTGGCAATGGGTCGAGCGATCGTACGCGACCCGCAACTGTTCCTGTTTGATGAACCCCTGTCTAACCTCGATGCCTCGCTGCGTGCTCACATGAGATTAGAAATCAAAAAGCTGCAACGTGAACTCGGCGTGACCAGTGTTTACGTGACTCATGACCAAGTAGAAGCTATGACGCTGGCAGATAGAATTGTGGTTCTCAACAAAGGTCAGATTGAACAAGTCGGCACACCAAGAGAGGTCTACCACCAGCCGGCTAGCACCTTTGTTGCGAGCTTCATTGGCAGCCCCGCAATGAACTTTTTACCCGCCACACTCGATGACGGCTATCTTGAAATTGGCGACCAACAGATGTACTTGCCAGAGTACGCACACGTTAAGAACACGGAAATAACGCTTGGCATTCGCCCTGAACACTCTGAGGTTTGTTCCGATTTAATGATGAACACCTTACCTCTTGAACTGCGTATCAGCGTGGTTGAGCCATTGGGGCCAAATCAACTGGTTCACGGCCTTGTGAACGATCAGCCTTTTATCGCTGTTACCCCAGAAACAACCCTATGCCAAGCGGTGCCACTCGGATTAAGCATCGACAAATCCAACCTGCATATTTTTGATGGCCGCGGGAAGCGTATTCAACCAAATAACTTCACCTCACAAGAGTTACACGAAGAGACAACAAGCTTAACGACGGCTCTAGCTTAA
- a CDS encoding glycerophosphodiester phosphodiesterase family protein, which translates to MSSIIVGHRGVAGTHPENTKASIGQAAKLGLKWIEVDIQPTQDDQLVVCHDHTLERCSDGKGRVDEHTLAELRQLDFGSWKSEQFAGEKILTLEELLALVEQYDLSVNLEIKVDSRHQAPHVVDLLHSELIRSNLDTDRVLLSSFSHQVVAEMARHLPRYRVGVITEQLTQDDLLLINEVKAFSCHMNYEHVIQNDLDTLSEANIQTWCYTVNDPSRFEFLSSVDAVFTDFPNKFSSIN; encoded by the coding sequence ATGTCGTCTATCATCGTAGGTCATCGGGGTGTAGCAGGTACTCACCCAGAAAATACCAAAGCAAGCATTGGACAAGCCGCTAAACTCGGTTTGAAATGGATTGAAGTAGATATTCAGCCAACTCAGGATGATCAACTTGTGGTTTGTCATGACCACACTCTTGAGCGCTGCAGCGATGGCAAAGGGCGTGTTGATGAACATACCCTTGCCGAATTGCGTCAGCTCGATTTTGGCAGTTGGAAGTCTGAGCAATTCGCTGGAGAGAAAATACTGACGCTGGAAGAGCTACTCGCGCTTGTTGAGCAGTACGATCTCAGCGTTAACCTTGAGATCAAAGTCGATAGCCGACACCAAGCGCCTCACGTGGTGGATCTGCTGCATTCAGAACTGATTCGTTCAAACCTCGATACCGACCGAGTGCTGCTTTCAAGCTTCAGCCATCAAGTGGTTGCTGAAATGGCTCGTCACCTCCCAAGGTACCGTGTCGGTGTGATCACAGAGCAACTGACGCAAGACGATTTACTGCTGATTAATGAAGTAAAAGCGTTCAGCTGCCACATGAATTACGAACACGTGATTCAGAACGATCTTGATACGCTCAGCGAAGCGAACATTCAAACATGGTGCTACACCGTAAACGATCCGTCTCGCTTCGAATTCCTCTCAAGTGTGGACGCGGTATTCACTGATTTCCCAAATAAATTCAGCTCGATAAATTGA
- a CDS encoding sulfite exporter TauE/SafE family protein — translation MDLIFSPTFPILGAIFIFAAIVRGFSGFGFTLVALPLSALFVPVIELVPVFMLIDLLGNVQLLPKVRKHVNWRWVSKVFIPCFAFTPVGLLLLKSVSQDTIILIISAFIFASALMIYKGFQYKSEPRFAPYILGSLAGIMNGAASMSGPPVGTHALASPVAPHIARAGLIAFFVLADSSAFVSASIAGLVDRDVVWLTLVLLPSSMFGGYVGSKLFERFGGEKFKPVTIALLIVIAIFSAGRVLL, via the coding sequence ATGGATCTCATTTTTAGTCCAACTTTCCCAATTTTGGGTGCGATCTTCATTTTCGCCGCTATTGTTCGTGGCTTCTCAGGTTTCGGTTTCACCTTAGTGGCATTGCCATTAAGTGCGTTGTTCGTGCCTGTTATCGAATTGGTTCCTGTTTTCATGTTGATCGACCTACTCGGCAATGTTCAATTACTGCCTAAGGTTCGAAAGCACGTTAACTGGCGCTGGGTTTCAAAGGTCTTTATCCCTTGTTTTGCCTTCACACCTGTTGGCTTACTTCTACTGAAATCGGTTAGCCAAGACACGATCATCTTGATCATCAGTGCCTTCATCTTTGCGTCTGCACTTATGATCTACAAAGGTTTTCAGTATAAAAGCGAACCAAGATTTGCCCCTTATATTCTAGGTAGCCTTGCAGGGATCATGAATGGCGCGGCGTCGATGTCAGGGCCTCCGGTTGGCACGCATGCATTAGCAAGCCCAGTCGCTCCGCACATTGCCAGAGCTGGACTGATTGCCTTCTTCGTTTTGGCGGATTCGAGTGCATTTGTTTCAGCATCCATCGCTGGATTGGTCGATCGTGATGTGGTTTGGCTGACTCTTGTGCTCTTGCCAAGCAGTATGTTTGGCGGCTATGTGGGATCTAAACTGTTCGAAAGATTTGGTGGAGAGAAATTCAAGCCCGTGACTATTGCGCTGCTTATCGTGATTGCTATTTTCAGTGCAGGCCGAGTCTTACTGTAA
- a CDS encoding L,D-transpeptidase family protein, with translation MRRFLPLTLCMLLSSSLLYSVTASATDTPQYVPSPEANKVVVEKIVSDATAIETIVFESAPSHSQRVSTSSSSSAGSNSQHVIIVDDVLNNDSDKQVAQLSQGSSKRPPQSSSRQFYNVPDDVPEIDPLLQVVTLVKVDKSKRRMYLMKGDEVIQEFRIALGKQPKGHKRFEGDNRTPEGEYQLDYVMEESDFYRSVHINYPQPSDRQWAENNDVDPGGNIKIHGIKNGERRSPSFIQSFDWTDGCIALTNQDMDEFIQLVKMGTPIHIEW, from the coding sequence GTGCGTCGTTTTTTGCCTTTAACATTATGTATGCTTTTATCGAGTTCGCTGCTTTATTCAGTGACAGCCTCTGCTACCGATACCCCGCAATATGTTCCGTCACCGGAAGCCAACAAGGTTGTGGTTGAGAAAATAGTGTCTGACGCGACTGCGATTGAAACCATTGTGTTTGAGTCTGCACCTTCCCATTCTCAGCGTGTATCAACCTCTTCTTCCTCTTCAGCAGGTTCAAATTCTCAGCATGTGATTATTGTCGATGATGTGCTTAACAATGATTCAGACAAACAGGTTGCTCAGCTTTCTCAAGGCTCATCTAAACGTCCACCTCAAAGCTCATCTCGACAGTTTTACAACGTACCAGATGATGTCCCTGAGATAGATCCATTGCTGCAAGTAGTTACCTTGGTCAAAGTGGATAAGTCGAAACGTAGAATGTATCTGATGAAAGGGGATGAGGTGATTCAGGAATTTCGAATTGCATTAGGCAAGCAACCAAAAGGGCATAAACGCTTTGAAGGGGACAACCGAACGCCTGAAGGGGAATACCAACTCGACTATGTGATGGAAGAGTCAGATTTCTATCGCTCAGTGCACATCAACTACCCGCAACCTTCGGACAGGCAGTGGGCAGAAAATAATGATGTCGACCCTGGTGGGAACATCAAAATCCATGGTATCAAGAATGGTGAGCGTCGTTCACCGAGCTTCATTCAAAGCTTTGATTGGACGGATGGTTGTATCGCACTAACCAATCAAGACATGGATGAGTTTATTCAACTCGTAAAAATGGGCACCCCTATCCATATCGAATGGTAG
- a CDS encoding GNAT family N-acetyltransferase yields the protein MQIRTAKVTDINAILALSDQINRQHHLGAPMVFAPPSQSFADSEEYWLGLMIDPTGAFFVAVDEKQVVGFLAGKVTQNKGVSFIQSHKVARVNTIVVSDQVQSQGAGRALMKSFNQWAQARGAIELRLEVMEFNQQAQSFYESLGMETQSRTMSMSFEEI from the coding sequence ATGCAAATCCGGACAGCCAAGGTAACTGACATTAACGCGATCTTAGCGCTCTCTGATCAGATAAATCGTCAACATCATCTTGGTGCGCCTATGGTATTTGCGCCACCTTCTCAAAGCTTTGCAGACAGTGAAGAGTATTGGCTAGGCTTGATGATTGACCCAACTGGCGCGTTCTTTGTTGCAGTGGATGAAAAGCAAGTGGTTGGCTTTTTAGCGGGTAAAGTAACGCAGAATAAAGGCGTCAGTTTTATCCAGTCACACAAGGTAGCAAGAGTAAATACCATTGTAGTGAGCGATCAGGTTCAGAGCCAAGGGGCTGGGCGCGCATTAATGAAGTCGTTCAACCAATGGGCGCAAGCGAGAGGTGCGATAGAACTTAGGTTAGAGGTGATGGAGTTTAACCAACAAGCTCAAAGTTTCTATGAGTCGCTAGGAATGGAAACTCAGTCTCGAACCATGTCCATGAGTTTTGAGGAGATCTAA